The following are encoded together in the Pleurocapsa sp. FMAR1 genome:
- the msrP gene encoding protein-methionine-sulfoxide reductase catalytic subunit MsrP: MTLIRIPESWEISENQITSPKLYYNRRSFIKTLIGAGIGASLLPLTGCQSGLNLGKSASEAALEKSLNQPEIESFTKNPNFAKVDRPIADQKVAGQYNNFYEFGGTKKIWLDAQKLPTENWKVEVAGLVKNPRTYDIDELKQKFPLEERVYRFRCVEAWSMVLPWIGFPMKALLQDVEPTSKAKYVRFTSFYDPEITKGPGFHIGSLPWPYTEGLKIEEMANDLAFFAVGIYGHDLPKQHGAPLRMVTPWKYGFKGAKSIVKIEFVEDQPATYWNTLDSNEYKFEANVNPSVPHPRWSQATEKFISTGPGLSWEIKETLPYNGYGEYVGNLYA, from the coding sequence ATGACTTTGATTCGTATTCCTGAATCGTGGGAAATATCAGAAAACCAAATTACGTCTCCCAAACTTTATTACAATCGGCGTAGCTTTATTAAAACTCTTATTGGTGCAGGTATTGGTGCTAGCCTTTTACCTCTAACAGGATGCCAATCTGGCTTAAATTTAGGCAAGTCTGCATCTGAAGCTGCCCTTGAAAAAAGTCTCAATCAACCAGAAATAGAATCATTCACTAAGAATCCTAATTTTGCCAAAGTTGATCGACCAATAGCTGACCAAAAAGTCGCGGGGCAATATAATAATTTCTATGAGTTTGGTGGTACGAAGAAAATTTGGCTAGACGCTCAAAAGCTGCCTACAGAAAACTGGAAAGTTGAGGTTGCAGGACTTGTCAAAAATCCCCGTACCTATGACATTGATGAGCTTAAACAAAAGTTTCCCTTAGAAGAGAGGGTATACAGATTTCGCTGTGTAGAGGCTTGGTCTATGGTCTTGCCTTGGATAGGATTTCCTATGAAAGCTTTATTGCAAGATGTTGAACCGACTTCTAAGGCAAAGTATGTGCGTTTTACATCTTTTTATGATCCTGAGATAACTAAAGGACCAGGATTTCATATTGGCTCTTTACCTTGGCCATATACAGAAGGTTTAAAAATCGAAGAAATGGCTAATGACCTTGCTTTTTTCGCTGTGGGTATTTATGGTCATGATTTGCCCAAGCAGCATGGCGCACCATTACGGATGGTCACTCCTTGGAAATATGGTTTTAAAGGTGCAAAATCGATAGTCAAAATTGAATTTGTGGAGGATCAGCCAGCTACCTACTGGAATACCCTCGATTCCAATGAGTATAAGTTTGAAGCCAATGTAAATCCTAGCGTGCCTCACCCTCGCTGGTCACAGGCAACAGAGAAGTTTATTAGCACTGGTCCTGGTCTATCTTGGGAAATTAAAGAGACTCTTCCCTACAACGGTTACGGAGAATATGTGGGCAATTTATATGCCTAG
- a CDS encoding CPBP family intramembrane glutamic endopeptidase, producing the protein MRLLFFIGVLSILWLPIAIPIYLLLKHDRNLASILNYVLLFINLLFLWRLWGKLVHQETNIFNRYGLVKSKKNGKELFQGLAIGFWFCLSLFITEALLGWIDIIPPPPSLIKIVVEGLLSATGIALVEELLFRGWLLDELQRDYSQKISLWIGATVFALAHFIKPIEEIIRTAVTFPALILLGMILILAKYRQGDRLGICIGIHAGLVWGYYIVNVGELISYTNQVPPWVTGIDGNPLAGLMGLIFLTALLWLEQLSVNYYQ; encoded by the coding sequence ATGAGATTGTTGTTTTTCATTGGTGTTTTGTCTATTTTATGGTTACCAATAGCAATCCCTATATATCTATTACTTAAGCACGATCGCAATTTAGCCAGCATCTTGAACTATGTTCTGTTGTTTATAAATTTATTGTTTCTATGGCGATTGTGGGGCAAACTAGTCCATCAAGAAACAAATATTTTTAACCGCTATGGTTTGGTAAAAAGCAAAAAAAATGGTAAAGAATTATTTCAAGGTTTAGCTATAGGCTTTTGGTTTTGCCTAAGCTTATTTATCACCGAAGCACTACTAGGCTGGATTGATATTATTCCTCCTCCACCTAGCCTGATAAAAATTGTCGTTGAAGGTTTGCTTAGTGCTACTGGGATTGCATTAGTAGAAGAGTTACTATTCCGTGGTTGGTTACTGGATGAGTTACAGCGAGACTATAGTCAAAAAATTTCTCTATGGATTGGTGCTACAGTATTTGCCTTGGCTCACTTTATTAAGCCTATTGAGGAAATAATTAGGACTGCGGTAACTTTTCCTGCACTGATATTACTAGGAATGATTTTGATCTTAGCTAAATATCGCCAGGGCGATCGCCTGGGAATCTGTATCGGGATTCATGCAGGTTTGGTCTGGGGTTACTATATCGTTAATGTAGGAGAATTAATCAGCTATACAAACCAAGTTCCCCCTTGGGTTACAGGTATCGATGGCAACCCCCTGGCAGGACTTATGGGATTAATCTTTTTAACTGCTTTGTTGTGGCTTGAACAATTATCAGTGAACTATTATCAGTGA
- a CDS encoding murein transglycosylase A produces the protein MRKTISTLCLGLGFVLVTAWGQIANANPLRPVPLEKLKFVGLDSQLNNTVDSGKKIIHCWQTNFNCLTKPKTEKNIGWNRSQRQALVQAVDHSLYYLSTPKAAQSYRQYANSIFSLEHTKRSLSRFKELLLTTESPAALEKAVKQEFTFYQSVGNDRRGKVDFTGYFEPTYTASRVRTAEYRYPLYRQPASFGSWSTPYPTRAQLEGKDGLGSSKSILKGQELVWLSDRLEAFLVQVQGSARLKMTDGTTMSVGYDGTTNYPYVSVGGELVKDGVFDKDQLSLPKLLDFFAANPNQLDEYLPRNNRFVFFKETDGKPPTGSLGVPVTGDRSIATDKSIMPPGALALIVAPIPDLESTGKIETRVVSRYVLDQDTGSAIKGAGRVDIFLGSGEVAGKRAGLLNGSGSLFYLLLKE, from the coding sequence ATGAGAAAAACAATTTCTACTTTGTGTTTAGGTTTAGGCTTCGTCTTGGTTACTGCTTGGGGACAAATTGCTAATGCCAATCCCCTGCGACCTGTACCTTTGGAAAAGCTCAAATTTGTTGGCTTAGATAGTCAATTAAACAATACCGTTGATTCAGGGAAAAAAATTATTCATTGCTGGCAGACCAATTTCAACTGTCTTACTAAACCTAAAACAGAGAAAAATATTGGTTGGAATCGATCTCAACGCCAGGCTTTAGTACAGGCAGTAGATCACAGTCTTTATTATTTGAGTACTCCTAAAGCTGCTCAAAGCTATCGCCAGTATGCTAATTCTATATTTAGCTTAGAGCATACAAAGCGATCGCTCTCTCGATTTAAAGAACTTTTATTAACTACTGAATCTCCCGCAGCTTTAGAAAAGGCAGTCAAGCAGGAATTTACTTTTTATCAATCTGTGGGCAACGATCGCCGTGGTAAGGTTGACTTTACAGGCTACTTTGAACCTACCTATACTGCAAGCCGAGTTCGTACTGCTGAGTACCGCTATCCTTTATACCGTCAGCCTGCTAGTTTTGGGAGTTGGTCAACCCCTTATCCTACCCGCGCCCAGCTAGAGGGAAAAGATGGTTTAGGCAGCAGCAAAAGCATTTTAAAGGGTCAAGAGCTAGTTTGGTTAAGCGATCGCCTAGAAGCCTTTTTAGTTCAGGTACAGGGATCTGCTAGGCTCAAAATGACCGATGGCACGACTATGAGCGTTGGTTACGACGGCACAACTAATTATCCCTACGTGAGTGTAGGTGGAGAATTAGTTAAGGATGGAGTGTTTGATAAGGATCAGTTAAGCCTGCCTAAGCTACTAGATTTTTTTGCTGCTAACCCCAACCAGCTAGATGAATATCTACCCCGTAACAATCGCTTTGTCTTCTTTAAAGAAACCGATGGCAAACCCCCTACTGGTAGTTTAGGTGTTCCCGTTACAGGCGATCGCTCTATTGCTACAGACAAATCGATTATGCCTCCAGGAGCATTGGCTTTGATTGTTGCGCCCATTCCCGATCTAGAATCTACGGGCAAGATTGAGACTAGGGTAGTAAGTCGCTATGTACTAGATCAAGATACGGGTAGTGCAATTAAAGGCGCAGGCAGAGTAGATATTTTCTTGGGTAGCGGTGAAGTTGCAGGCAAAAGAGCAGGACTGTTAAACGGAAGCGGTAGTTTGTTTTATTTACTGCTCAAAGAATAG
- a CDS encoding LmeA family phospholipid-binding protein, whose product MFGGFVGFGNNKGGDWGEKLINTVASNTIRHLFTSSDSVEVAVKCNPSSKLLQGTIDSFKMNGCGLVIKKQFRTAEMSFETDAVAIDFSSAVQGKIALKQPTQAIAQVRLSEADINKSFEADLVRKRLENLTPDGLTAISEGKPVSFNDVTVKLLPDNRVKLEAQASWEDKVVPVSLSCILGISKRRRVKFEDIQFEQEDIPQELQNVSQELTVALGEILNEMVDLDKFNLDGVKLRLNRLQTEGQVLLFSGYAQIEKVPGAS is encoded by the coding sequence ATGTTTGGTGGATTTGTTGGTTTTGGTAATAATAAAGGCGGAGATTGGGGCGAAAAACTTATTAATACTGTTGCAAGCAACACAATCCGTCATTTATTCACTAGTAGCGATTCGGTAGAAGTAGCGGTAAAATGCAATCCTTCTAGCAAGCTATTACAGGGTACAATCGATAGCTTCAAAATGAATGGCTGTGGCTTGGTGATCAAAAAGCAGTTTCGGACGGCAGAAATGTCTTTTGAGACTGACGCTGTGGCGATTGATTTTAGTTCGGCAGTTCAAGGGAAAATTGCCCTTAAACAGCCCACTCAGGCGATCGCTCAGGTAAGATTATCTGAGGCCGATATTAACAAATCTTTTGAAGCAGATTTGGTTAGAAAGCGTTTAGAAAATTTAACCCCCGATGGCTTAACTGCTATATCTGAAGGTAAACCTGTATCTTTTAATGATGTTACAGTCAAACTCTTGCCAGACAACAGGGTAAAGCTAGAAGCACAAGCTAGCTGGGAAGATAAGGTTGTGCCTGTAAGCCTAAGCTGTATTTTGGGAATTAGCAAACGTAGAAGAGTTAAATTTGAAGATATTCAGTTTGAGCAAGAAGACATACCTCAAGAGTTGCAAAATGTCTCTCAAGAATTGACTGTTGCTTTAGGTGAAATTCTTAATGAAATGGTGGATTTAGACAAATTCAACCTAGATGGTGTCAAGCTGCGCTTAAATCGTTTGCAAACAGAGGGACAGGTGTTATTGTTTAGCGGATATGCTCAAATAGAAAAAGTTCCAGGTGCTTCTTAG
- a CDS encoding ChaB family protein: MAYQQLEDLPSEVTEKLPKHGQQLFMAAFNAVSDNGMNEENATKVAWDSVKNSYQQDKEGNWVSVENSNTDRGNIIGTDKDTSDPIGNRENNAGTMRGG, translated from the coding sequence ATGGCTTATCAACAATTAGAAGATTTACCTAGTGAAGTAACAGAAAAGCTGCCTAAACATGGACAGCAACTATTTATGGCTGCTTTTAATGCTGTTTCTGATAATGGTATGAATGAAGAAAACGCTACTAAAGTTGCTTGGGACTCAGTTAAAAATAGCTATCAACAAGACAAAGAGGGTAATTGGGTATCAGTAGAAAACTCTAATACCGATCGCGGTAATATTATTGGTACAGATAAAGATACTAGCGACCCCATTGGCAACCGCGAAAATAATGCAGGTACTATGCGCGGTGGTTAA
- a CDS encoding nucleotidyltransferase domain-containing protein — MKFSSEELNAARQHIQNKVVEYFLDHKGVEALYIQGSIAEGSTDEFSDIDFRVLVKPNVYQQFISERFDAPKKWGEWLYNEWAGSSWVCVSHFKPFNKVDVLYFKPTELKPSPWFTLPTKVIYDPQNLIQQVIQASQALEFTLLNIEDLDRLISKGLAYAEEIYRRVMRGELFYAQSQLDSFRCVLIQFDDYLHHSLPSSGFGSPSHFEERGSKALIEIMRFSYTSLEQQSILRSLEQLLKAYQSQIIQLHDQFSLQRDRKTDLYWINTILGLCNSSF; from the coding sequence ATGAAATTTAGTTCAGAGGAGCTAAACGCAGCCCGTCAACATATACAAAACAAGGTTGTTGAGTATTTTCTCGATCACAAAGGAGTTGAAGCTCTATATATTCAGGGTTCAATTGCAGAAGGTTCGACAGATGAATTTTCCGATATTGATTTTCGGGTTTTAGTTAAGCCAAATGTCTACCAACAGTTCATCTCCGAGCGTTTTGACGCTCCCAAAAAGTGGGGAGAATGGCTTTACAACGAATGGGCAGGAAGCTCCTGGGTATGTGTCTCTCACTTCAAACCCTTCAATAAGGTTGATGTACTTTATTTTAAACCGACAGAACTTAAACCATCACCTTGGTTTACGCTACCAACTAAAGTGATTTACGATCCCCAAAATTTAATACAGCAAGTTATTCAAGCTTCTCAAGCATTAGAGTTTACATTATTAAATATTGAAGATTTAGATAGGCTGATAAGTAAAGGTTTAGCTTATGCTGAAGAGATATATCGTAGGGTTATGCGCGGTGAGCTTTTTTATGCTCAATCTCAACTAGATAGTTTTCGATGTGTTTTGATCCAATTTGATGATTATCTTCACCACAGTCTCCCATCATCAGGTTTTGGTTCACCATCTCATTTTGAAGAAAGAGGTAGTAAAGCTTTGATTGAGATTATGCGGTTTTCATATACTTCACTAGAGCAACAATCGATACTTCGGTCTTTAGAGCAATTATTAAAAGCTTATCAATCTCAGATCATTCAACTTCATGACCAATTTTCTTTACAAAGAGATCGAAAAACCGATTTGTATTGGATTAATACTATTCTTGGATTATGTAATTCTAGTTTCTAA
- the clpS gene encoding ATP-dependent Clp protease adapter ClpS, whose protein sequence is MSLGTSVIDKKSTSTVRKLAPRYKVLLHNDDFNSMEFVVEVLMQTIAGMTQPQAVNIMMETHNSGVGLVITCALEHAEFYCETLCNHGLTCTIEPDE, encoded by the coding sequence GTGTCCCTAGGAACTTCTGTAATTGATAAAAAGTCAACTTCAACAGTACGTAAACTTGCACCCCGCTATAAAGTTTTACTCCACAATGACGATTTCAACTCAATGGAGTTTGTAGTTGAGGTGTTGATGCAGACTATTGCGGGAATGACTCAGCCTCAAGCAGTAAACATTATGATGGAAACTCATAATAGCGGTGTTGGTTTAGTTATTACCTGTGCTTTAGAACACGCAGAGTTTTATTGCGAAACTCTTTGTAATCATGGTTTGACCTGCACTATTGAGCCTGATGAATAA
- a CDS encoding alpha/beta fold hydrolase, with protein MSLISPLTGQFPGTYWQWRGNSIYYVCAGEKQSSKPALLLVHGFGASTDHWRKNIAQLQEQFQVWAIDLLGFGRSAKPKQEYGGSLWQEQLHDFIQEVIKQPTVLAGNSLGGYASLCVAAAYPQSIAGLILLNSAGPFTDTLTDDKQTTKPNLAGKLIRSILLQSWASFLLFQYVRRRFVIRQTLNKVYFDPSAVTDQLVEDIYRPSCDVGAAEVFNAVFKTPQGEKVDILLAQMQCPLLILWGEKDPWINARNQGIKFRQYYPQLKEYYLDAGHCPHDEIPEQVNSLIADWVSSISRL; from the coding sequence ATGTCTTTAATTTCTCCCCTTACAGGACAATTTCCTGGTACATACTGGCAGTGGCGTGGAAATTCAATTTATTATGTTTGTGCTGGCGAAAAGCAGTCTAGTAAACCAGCTTTACTATTAGTACATGGCTTTGGAGCATCTACAGATCATTGGCGTAAGAATATAGCCCAGCTACAAGAACAGTTTCAGGTTTGGGCGATCGATTTACTTGGTTTTGGGCGTTCGGCTAAACCTAAACAAGAATATGGCGGCAGCCTTTGGCAAGAACAGCTACATGACTTTATTCAAGAGGTAATTAAGCAGCCTACAGTTTTAGCGGGCAATTCTCTTGGAGGTTATGCTTCTCTTTGTGTAGCAGCAGCCTATCCTCAATCTATTGCTGGTTTAATTTTACTTAATAGCGCAGGTCCTTTCACCGATACCTTAACAGATGACAAACAAACAACAAAACCTAACTTAGCTGGTAAGCTAATACGTTCAATTTTATTGCAGTCGTGGGCAAGCTTTTTATTATTTCAATATGTGCGCCGTCGCTTTGTCATTCGTCAAACTTTAAACAAGGTTTACTTCGATCCCTCTGCTGTTACCGATCAATTAGTAGAAGACATTTATCGTCCTTCGTGCGATGTTGGCGCAGCCGAAGTGTTCAATGCTGTATTTAAAACCCCTCAAGGAGAAAAGGTAGATATACTGCTCGCTCAAATGCAGTGTCCCTTGCTAATTTTGTGGGGTGAAAAAGATCCCTGGATCAATGCTAGAAATCAAGGAATTAAATTTCGCCAGTATTATCCTCAATTAAAAGAGTATTATTTAGATGCAGGTCATTGTCCTCACGACGAAATTCCCGAACAAGTCAACAGCCTTATAGCAGACTGGGTTTCATCCATTAGTCGGCTATAA
- a CDS encoding YqaE/Pmp3 family membrane protein produces the protein MDLIRIVIAILLPPLGVFLQVGLGKDFWINILLTLLGYFPGIIHAVWIIAKK, from the coding sequence ATGGACTTAATTCGCATCGTCATCGCTATTCTTTTGCCACCGCTAGGAGTATTCTTACAGGTTGGTTTAGGTAAAGACTTTTGGATTAATATTCTTTTAACTTTGCTTGGTTATTTTCCTGGAATAATTCATGCGGTCTGGATTATTGCCAAGAAGTAA
- a CDS encoding molybdenum cofactor biosynthesis protein MoaE yields the protein MVNFSSSTVSAAAQDSFSITIAPLSLDETYSLADDAANGAIVVMSGTVRNQTEGKPVEYLEYQAYQPMAIAVFNSIATEIRQKWQDANRIVIHHRVGKLKIGEISVIVAVGCPHRAEAFDACRYAIDTLKHNAPIWKKEFFQEANGTSHSTWVSIGACEQNDESNC from the coding sequence ATGGTTAATTTTAGTTCATCTACCGTTTCTGCTGCTGCCCAAGATAGTTTTTCAATTACCATCGCCCCTTTATCTTTAGATGAAACCTACAGCTTGGCGGATGATGCCGCTAATGGTGCAATAGTAGTTATGAGTGGCACAGTGCGTAATCAAACCGAAGGTAAGCCTGTAGAATATTTAGAATATCAGGCTTATCAGCCAATGGCGATCGCCGTTTTTAACTCTATTGCTACTGAGATACGCCAGAAATGGCAAGATGCTAACCGAATTGTCATCCATCACCGCGTAGGCAAGCTAAAAATAGGCGAAATTAGCGTGATCGTTGCCGTTGGCTGTCCCCATCGCGCAGAAGCTTTTGATGCTTGTCGTTATGCGATCGATACTTTGAAACATAATGCCCCCATTTGGAAAAAGGAATTTTTTCAGGAGGCAAACGGAACATCTCACAGTACTTGGGTTTCGATTGGTGCGTGCGAACAGAATGACGAATCTAATTGTTAG
- the clpP gene encoding ATP-dependent Clp endopeptidase proteolytic subunit ClpP yields the protein MIPTVIESSGRGDRAFDIYSRLLRERIVFLGQQVTDEIANLVVAQLLFLEAEDPEKDIYLYINSPGGSVSAGMGMFDTMNQIRPDVCTICIGLAASMGAFLLSAGQKGKRMSLPNSRIMIHQPLGGAQGQATDIEIQAREILYLKQKLNGHLADHTGQPLSKIEEDTERDFFMSAEECKEYGLIDQVIARRPSASNPPEAVANL from the coding sequence ATGATTCCTACCGTTATTGAAAGTTCAGGTCGTGGCGATCGCGCCTTTGACATTTATTCTCGCTTACTTAGAGAAAGAATCGTTTTTTTGGGACAGCAAGTTACAGATGAAATAGCCAACTTAGTCGTTGCTCAACTCTTATTTTTAGAAGCCGAAGATCCAGAAAAAGATATTTACCTTTATATCAACTCTCCTGGTGGCTCTGTATCGGCTGGGATGGGTATGTTTGACACCATGAATCAAATTCGCCCTGATGTCTGCACCATCTGTATTGGTCTAGCTGCCAGTATGGGTGCTTTCTTGCTTAGTGCAGGGCAGAAAGGTAAACGCATGAGTCTGCCTAATTCTCGGATTATGATTCATCAACCTTTGGGTGGCGCGCAAGGACAGGCAACAGATATTGAAATTCAGGCTAGAGAAATTTTGTATCTTAAGCAGAAACTTAATGGACACTTAGCAGATCATACAGGACAGCCATTATCTAAAATTGAAGAGGACACTGAAAGAGACTTTTTTATGTCTGCCGAAGAATGCAAAGAGTATGGTCTAATCGATCAGGTAATTGCTCGTCGTCCTTCTGCTAGCAATCCTCCTGAGGCTGTTGCTAATCTCTAA